Proteins encoded in a region of the Larimichthys crocea isolate SSNF chromosome XVI, L_crocea_2.0, whole genome shotgun sequence genome:
- the LOC113747882 gene encoding uncharacterized protein LOC113747882 isoform X2, whose product MNLENKDQEPPLSTTESLWPLVELFLEQLTAAQWTKIKSGTVDDETKSVITEMCVGIVNTVSEHVFEVFKNQLSNRTETSPESPKCVSEREVYNYLGDSIADTFVDVTGSPIESRSTEKLAILVTKEVTERINSQLSQSSDTEGSETQVEPKSPHRLKTMVRHMVRMLQKCRPAPPSVTAEPRVIEVSEINSVTPVFDRPKFESMTTKDTTKPSLSDRTQTPKSPGLFYVVMVAAVVEQCLKKTKIPVSPDESEMIMSTLIDMLHASCEGFEFICPKGDQIKKIAKAVHKDLCTKMGSKTNVVVNLLLHDSADYECVIETLQRQLAKPKKTGIKRFFTSLFNTVTKPFKACTCIK is encoded by the exons ATGAATTTAGAAAATAAGGATCAGGAACCTCCGCTGTCCACAACAGAGTCCCTTTGGCCACTTGTCGAGTTGTTCCTAGAGCAGCTGACGGCGGCACAGTGGACTAAAATTAAATCTGGGACTGTTGATGATGAAACAAAAAGTGTCataacagaaatgtgtgtgggcATAGTAAACACCGTGTCTGAACATGTTTTTGAGGTATTTAAAAATCAGCTGTCAAACAGAACTGAGACTTCTCCAGAGTCCCCTAAGTGTGTTTCAGAACGTGAAGTTTACAACTACCTGGGGGACTCTATCGCTGATACTTTTGTAGATGTGACCGGTAGCCCGATTGAAAGCAGAAGTACAGAAAAGCTGGCAATTCTGGTTACGAAAGAGGTGACGGAGAGAATCAACTCTCAACTATCACAAAGCAGTGACACAGAGGGAAGCGAAACACAGGTCGAGCCAAAAAGCCCCCACAGACTAAAGACCATGGTGAGACACATGGTCAGAATGCTACAAAAATGTAG GCCAGCACCACCTTCCGTCACCGCTGAGCCACGTGTCATTGAAGTCAGTGAAATTAACTCTGTCACACCTGTGTTTGATAGACCCAAGTTTGAGTCCATGACAACTAAAGACACTACTAAGCCATCTCTCAGTGATAGAACCCAAACACCTAAATCTCCAGGACTGTTCTATGTGGTAATGGTGGCAGCGGTGGTAGAGCAGtgcctgaaaaaaacaaagattccAGTGTCTCCTGATGAAAGTGAAATGATCATGTCAACTCTAATAGACATGCTGCACGCAAGCTGTGAAGGCTTTGAATTTATCTGCCCAAAAGGAGACCAGATAAAGAAAATAGCCAAGGCCGTGCACAAGGATCTGTGTACAAAAATGGGCAGCAAAACTAACGTGGTAGTGAACCTGCTGTTACACGACTCAGCCGATTACGAATGTGTAATCGAGACTCTGCAAAGACAGCTGGCAAAGCCAAAAAAGACAGGCATTAAGAGGTTCTTCACCTCACTTTTTAACACAGTGACCAAGCCATTCAAAGCCTGCACATGCATAAAATGA
- the LOC113747882 gene encoding uncharacterized protein LOC113747882 isoform X1 encodes MNLENKDQEPPLSTTESLWPLVELFLEQLTAAQWTKIKSGTVDDETKSVITEMCVGIVNTVSEHVFEVFKNQLSNRTETSPESPKCVSEREVYNYLGDSIADTFVDVTGSPIESRSTEKLAILVTKEVTERINSKLSQSSDTEGSETQVEPKSPHRLKTMVRHMVRMLQKCRPAPPSVTAEPRVIEVSEINSVTPVFDRPKFESMTTKDTTKPSLSDRTQTPKSPGLFYVVMVAAVVEQCLKKTKIPVSPDESEMIMSTLIDMLHASCEGFEFICPKGDQIKKIAKAVHKDLCTKMGSKTNVVVNLLLHDSADYECVIETLQRQLAKPKKTGIKRFFTSLFNTVTKPFKACTCIK; translated from the exons ATGAATTTAGAAAATAAGGATCAGGAACCTCCGCTGTCCACAACAGAGTCCCTTTGGCCACTTGTCGAGTTGTTCCTAGAGCAGCTGACGGCGGCACAGTGGACTAAAATTAAATCTGGGACTGTTGATGATGAAACAAAAAGTGTCataacagaaatgtgtgtgggcATAGTAAACACCGTGTCTGAACATGTTTTTGAGGTATTTAAAAATCAGCTGTCAAACAGAACTGAGACTTCTCCAGAGTCCCCTAAGTGTGTTTCAGAACGTGAAGTTTACAACTACCTGGGGGACTCTATCGCTGATACTTTTGTAGATGTGACCGGTAGCCCGATTGAAAGCAGAAGTACAGAAAAGCTGGCAATTCTG GTTACGAAAGAGGTGACGGAAAGAATCAACTCTAAACTATCACAAAGCAGTGACACAGAGGGAAGCGAAACACAGGTCGAGCCAAAAAGCCCCCACAGACTAAAGACCATGGTGAGACACATGGTCAGAATGCTACAAAAATGTAGGCCAGCACCACCTTCCGTCACCGCTGAGCCACGTGTCATTGAAGTCAGTGAAATTAACTCTGTCACACCTGTGTTTGATAGACCCAAGTTTGAGTCCATGACAACTAAAGACACTACTAAGCCATCTCTCAGTGATAGAACCCAAACACCTAAATCTCCAGGACTGTTCTATGTGGTAATGGTGGCAGCGGTGGTAGAGCAGtgcctgaaaaaaacaaagattccAGTGTCTCCTGATGAAAGTGAAATGATCATGTCAACTCTAATAGACATGCTGCACGCAAGCTGTGAAGGCTTTGAATTTATCTGCCCAAAAGGAGACCAGATAAAGAAAATAGCCAAGGCCGTGCACAAGGATCTGTGTACAAAAATGGGCAGCAAAACTAACGTGGTAGTGAACCTGCTGTTACACGACTCAGCCGATTACGAATGTGTAATCGAGACTCTGCAAAGACAGCTGGCAAAGCCAAAAAAGACAGGCATTAAGAGGTTCTTCACCTCACTTTTTAACACAGTGACCAAGCCATTCAAAGCCTGCACATGCATAAAATGA